In a single window of the Bacillus clarus genome:
- the nrdR gene encoding transcriptional regulator NrdR, translating into MRCPSCFHNGTRVLDSRPVDEGRSIRRRRECESCLNRFTTFERVEESPLIVVKKEGTREEFNKEKILRGLIKACEKRPVSLRQLEEVTQSVERELRNLGISEVKSDMIGEIVMEELRDIDDVAYVRFASVYRQFKDLNVFIEELKDILQKERE; encoded by the coding sequence GTGCGTTGTCCATCCTGTTTTCATAATGGTACGAGAGTGTTAGATTCGCGTCCAGTAGACGAAGGGCGCTCTATTAGAAGAAGAAGAGAGTGCGAAAGTTGTTTAAATCGTTTTACAACATTTGAACGAGTGGAAGAGTCGCCTCTTATTGTTGTTAAAAAAGAAGGAACACGAGAAGAGTTTAATAAAGAAAAGATTTTGCGTGGGTTAATTAAAGCTTGTGAAAAAAGACCTGTATCTTTAAGACAGCTAGAAGAAGTAACGCAAAGTGTAGAGCGTGAACTTCGTAACTTAGGTATATCAGAAGTGAAAAGTGATATGATTGGTGAAATTGTCATGGAAGAACTTCGAGATATAGATGATGTTGCTTACGTACGTTTTGCTTCTGTCTATCGTCAATTTAAAGATTTAAATGTATTTATTGAAGAATTAAAAGATATACTGCAAAAAGAGAGAGAATAG